One region of Nycticebus coucang isolate mNycCou1 chromosome 10, mNycCou1.pri, whole genome shotgun sequence genomic DNA includes:
- the ZNF548 gene encoding zinc finger protein 548 isoform X3, which produces MPIADLNFWDTLVMAEMEPAQGRVVFEDVAIYFSQEEWGHLDEAQRSLYRDVMLENMALLSSLGCWQGASGAEAPSEQGVSVVMSEIMTPVPCVSSQKIQPRKTCDPLLKDIFYVAAHSSILPEQEMYISASELFQHQKQEIGENLSTKGDYWRPSFGKNPRVHMAEKIFSCSEGGKDLPAPSSFLQHQAPQNGWKPFRDTENREFFLTEQNDHKCSACGKSFAFKHALIEHQKIHRRERPYECNKCGKFFRYGANFMKHQTVHSGERTYECRECGKSFMYNYRLLRHKRVHTGERPYECDICGKFFRYSSTFVRHQRVHTGERPYECRECGKFFMDSSTLIKHQRVHTGERPYKCSECGKFFRYISTLIRHQRIHNGERPYECNICGEFFRYNSSLIKHWRIHTGERPYKCSECGKSFRYHCRLIRHQRVHTGERPYECSECGKFFRYNSNLIKHWRNHTGERPYECRECGKAFSHKHILVEHQKIHSGERPYECSECQKAFIRKSHLVHHQKIHSEERLMCSLNVESSLGTTPAPLNIRDFTMEKHCH; this is translated from the exons GATACCCTGGTGATGGCAGAAATGGAACCTGCACAG GGCCGTGTAGTCTTTGAGGATGTGGCCATATATTTCTCCCAGGAGGAGTGGGGGCATCTTGATGAGGCTCAGAGGTCATTGTACCGAGATGTGATGCTGGAGAACATGGCGCTTCTGTCCTCACTAG GTTGTTGGCAAGGAGCCTCAGGTGCAGAGGCACCTTCGGAACAAGGTGTTTCTGTGGTAATGTCAGAGATCATGACTCCAGTACCCTGTGTATCTTCCCAGAAGATTCAGCCCAGGAAGACATGTGACCCACTCTTGAAAGACATTTTTTATGTGGCTGCCCACAGTAGTATACTTCCTGAGCAAGAGATGTATATTTCTGCATCAGAGCTTTTTCAGCACCAGAAGCAGGAGATTGGAGAGAATCTTTCCACAAAGGGAGACTATTGGAGACCTTCATTTGGAAAGAACCCCAGAGTTCACATGGCAGAGAAGATTTTCTCATGCAGCGAGGGTGGGAAGGATTTGCCGGCTCCCTCTAGCTTTCTGCAGCACCAGGCCCCTCAAAATGGGTGGAAACCCTTCAGGGACACAGAGAACAGAGAATTCTTTCTAACTGAACAAAATGATCACAAGTGCAGTGCATGTGggaaaagctttgccttcaaacATGCACTTATTGAGCACCAAAAAATCCACAGAAGAGAAAGGCCTTATGAGTGCAACAAATGTGGGAAATTCTTTAGATATGGTGCCAACTTCATGAAACATCAGACAgttcacagtggtgaaaggacttACGAATGCAGAGAATGTGGAAAATCATTTATGTATAATTATAGACTTTTGAGACATAAGAGAGTTCACACTGGGGAAAGGCCTTATGAATGTGACATATGTGGGAAATTCTTCAGGTACAGCTCTACATTTGTTAGACATCAGagagttcacactggagaaaggccttACGAGTGCAGGGAATGTGGGAAATTCTTTATGGACAGCTCCACACTCATTAAACATCAGagagttcacactggagaaaggccttacaagtgcagtgaatgtgggaaatTCTTTAGGTATATCTCAACACTCATtagacatcagagaattcacaatGGAGAGAGGCCTTATGAATGCAACATATGTGGTGAATTCTTTAGATATAATTCCAGCCTCATTAAACATtggagaattcacactggagaaagacCTTATAAATGTAGCGAATGTGGGAAGTCCTTTAGGTACCACTGCAGGCTCATTAGACATCAGagagttcacactggagaaaggccttatgagtgcagtgaatgtgggaaatTCTTTCGGTACAACTCCAACCTCATTAAGCATTGGAGAAatcacactggagaaaggccGTATGAGTGTagagaatgtgggaaagcctttagcCATAAACATATACTTGTTGAGCACCAGAAAATTCACAGTGGAGAAAGACCTTATGAGTGCAGTGAGTGTCAGAAAGCCTTCATTCGAAAGTCTCACCTGGTTCATCACCAGAAAATCCACAGTGAAGAGAGGCTTATGTGCTCCCTGAATGTGGAGAGTTCTTTAGGCACAACACCAGCCCCATTAAATATCAGAGATTTCACAATGGAGAAACATTGCCACTGA
- the ZNF548 gene encoding zinc finger protein 548 isoform X1, which produces MERLNVTEVTERKKTQNQAWFPLRGGGREDTLVMAEMEPAQGRVVFEDVAIYFSQEEWGHLDEAQRSLYRDVMLENMALLSSLGCWQGASGAEAPSEQGVSVVMSEIMTPVPCVSSQKIQPRKTCDPLLKDIFYVAAHSSILPEQEMYISASELFQHQKQEIGENLSTKGDYWRPSFGKNPRVHMAEKIFSCSEGGKDLPAPSSFLQHQAPQNGWKPFRDTENREFFLTEQNDHKCSACGKSFAFKHALIEHQKIHRRERPYECNKCGKFFRYGANFMKHQTVHSGERTYECRECGKSFMYNYRLLRHKRVHTGERPYECDICGKFFRYSSTFVRHQRVHTGERPYECRECGKFFMDSSTLIKHQRVHTGERPYKCSECGKFFRYISTLIRHQRIHNGERPYECNICGEFFRYNSSLIKHWRIHTGERPYKCSECGKSFRYHCRLIRHQRVHTGERPYECSECGKFFRYNSNLIKHWRNHTGERPYECRECGKAFSHKHILVEHQKIHSGERPYECSECQKAFIRKSHLVHHQKIHSEERLMCSLNVESSLGTTPAPLNIRDFTMEKHCH; this is translated from the exons GATACCCTGGTGATGGCAGAAATGGAACCTGCACAG GGCCGTGTAGTCTTTGAGGATGTGGCCATATATTTCTCCCAGGAGGAGTGGGGGCATCTTGATGAGGCTCAGAGGTCATTGTACCGAGATGTGATGCTGGAGAACATGGCGCTTCTGTCCTCACTAG GTTGTTGGCAAGGAGCCTCAGGTGCAGAGGCACCTTCGGAACAAGGTGTTTCTGTGGTAATGTCAGAGATCATGACTCCAGTACCCTGTGTATCTTCCCAGAAGATTCAGCCCAGGAAGACATGTGACCCACTCTTGAAAGACATTTTTTATGTGGCTGCCCACAGTAGTATACTTCCTGAGCAAGAGATGTATATTTCTGCATCAGAGCTTTTTCAGCACCAGAAGCAGGAGATTGGAGAGAATCTTTCCACAAAGGGAGACTATTGGAGACCTTCATTTGGAAAGAACCCCAGAGTTCACATGGCAGAGAAGATTTTCTCATGCAGCGAGGGTGGGAAGGATTTGCCGGCTCCCTCTAGCTTTCTGCAGCACCAGGCCCCTCAAAATGGGTGGAAACCCTTCAGGGACACAGAGAACAGAGAATTCTTTCTAACTGAACAAAATGATCACAAGTGCAGTGCATGTGggaaaagctttgccttcaaacATGCACTTATTGAGCACCAAAAAATCCACAGAAGAGAAAGGCCTTATGAGTGCAACAAATGTGGGAAATTCTTTAGATATGGTGCCAACTTCATGAAACATCAGACAgttcacagtggtgaaaggacttACGAATGCAGAGAATGTGGAAAATCATTTATGTATAATTATAGACTTTTGAGACATAAGAGAGTTCACACTGGGGAAAGGCCTTATGAATGTGACATATGTGGGAAATTCTTCAGGTACAGCTCTACATTTGTTAGACATCAGagagttcacactggagaaaggccttACGAGTGCAGGGAATGTGGGAAATTCTTTATGGACAGCTCCACACTCATTAAACATCAGagagttcacactggagaaaggccttacaagtgcagtgaatgtgggaaatTCTTTAGGTATATCTCAACACTCATtagacatcagagaattcacaatGGAGAGAGGCCTTATGAATGCAACATATGTGGTGAATTCTTTAGATATAATTCCAGCCTCATTAAACATtggagaattcacactggagaaagacCTTATAAATGTAGCGAATGTGGGAAGTCCTTTAGGTACCACTGCAGGCTCATTAGACATCAGagagttcacactggagaaaggccttatgagtgcagtgaatgtgggaaatTCTTTCGGTACAACTCCAACCTCATTAAGCATTGGAGAAatcacactggagaaaggccGTATGAGTGTagagaatgtgggaaagcctttagcCATAAACATATACTTGTTGAGCACCAGAAAATTCACAGTGGAGAAAGACCTTATGAGTGCAGTGAGTGTCAGAAAGCCTTCATTCGAAAGTCTCACCTGGTTCATCACCAGAAAATCCACAGTGAAGAGAGGCTTATGTGCTCCCTGAATGTGGAGAGTTCTTTAGGCACAACACCAGCCCCATTAAATATCAGAGATTTCACAATGGAGAAACATTGCCACTGA
- the ZNF548 gene encoding zinc finger protein 548 isoform X5 gives MAEMEPAQGRVVFEDVAIYFSQEEWGHLDEAQRSLYRDVMLENMALLSSLGCWQGASGAEAPSEQGVSVVMSEIMTPVPCVSSQKIQPRKTCDPLLKDIFYVAAHSSILPEQEMYISASELFQHQKQEIGENLSTKGDYWRPSFGKNPRVHMAEKIFSCSEGGKDLPAPSSFLQHQAPQNGWKPFRDTENREFFLTEQNDHKCSACGKSFAFKHALIEHQKIHRRERPYECNKCGKFFRYGANFMKHQTVHSGERTYECRECGKSFMYNYRLLRHKRVHTGERPYECDICGKFFRYSSTFVRHQRVHTGERPYECRECGKFFMDSSTLIKHQRVHTGERPYKCSECGKFFRYISTLIRHQRIHNGERPYECNICGEFFRYNSSLIKHWRIHTGERPYKCSECGKSFRYHCRLIRHQRVHTGERPYECSECGKFFRYNSNLIKHWRNHTGERPYECRECGKAFSHKHILVEHQKIHSGERPYECSECQKAFIRKSHLVHHQKIHSEERLMCSLNVESSLGTTPAPLNIRDFTMEKHCH, from the exons ATGGCAGAAATGGAACCTGCACAG GGCCGTGTAGTCTTTGAGGATGTGGCCATATATTTCTCCCAGGAGGAGTGGGGGCATCTTGATGAGGCTCAGAGGTCATTGTACCGAGATGTGATGCTGGAGAACATGGCGCTTCTGTCCTCACTAG GTTGTTGGCAAGGAGCCTCAGGTGCAGAGGCACCTTCGGAACAAGGTGTTTCTGTGGTAATGTCAGAGATCATGACTCCAGTACCCTGTGTATCTTCCCAGAAGATTCAGCCCAGGAAGACATGTGACCCACTCTTGAAAGACATTTTTTATGTGGCTGCCCACAGTAGTATACTTCCTGAGCAAGAGATGTATATTTCTGCATCAGAGCTTTTTCAGCACCAGAAGCAGGAGATTGGAGAGAATCTTTCCACAAAGGGAGACTATTGGAGACCTTCATTTGGAAAGAACCCCAGAGTTCACATGGCAGAGAAGATTTTCTCATGCAGCGAGGGTGGGAAGGATTTGCCGGCTCCCTCTAGCTTTCTGCAGCACCAGGCCCCTCAAAATGGGTGGAAACCCTTCAGGGACACAGAGAACAGAGAATTCTTTCTAACTGAACAAAATGATCACAAGTGCAGTGCATGTGggaaaagctttgccttcaaacATGCACTTATTGAGCACCAAAAAATCCACAGAAGAGAAAGGCCTTATGAGTGCAACAAATGTGGGAAATTCTTTAGATATGGTGCCAACTTCATGAAACATCAGACAgttcacagtggtgaaaggacttACGAATGCAGAGAATGTGGAAAATCATTTATGTATAATTATAGACTTTTGAGACATAAGAGAGTTCACACTGGGGAAAGGCCTTATGAATGTGACATATGTGGGAAATTCTTCAGGTACAGCTCTACATTTGTTAGACATCAGagagttcacactggagaaaggccttACGAGTGCAGGGAATGTGGGAAATTCTTTATGGACAGCTCCACACTCATTAAACATCAGagagttcacactggagaaaggccttacaagtgcagtgaatgtgggaaatTCTTTAGGTATATCTCAACACTCATtagacatcagagaattcacaatGGAGAGAGGCCTTATGAATGCAACATATGTGGTGAATTCTTTAGATATAATTCCAGCCTCATTAAACATtggagaattcacactggagaaagacCTTATAAATGTAGCGAATGTGGGAAGTCCTTTAGGTACCACTGCAGGCTCATTAGACATCAGagagttcacactggagaaaggccttatgagtgcagtgaatgtgggaaatTCTTTCGGTACAACTCCAACCTCATTAAGCATTGGAGAAatcacactggagaaaggccGTATGAGTGTagagaatgtgggaaagcctttagcCATAAACATATACTTGTTGAGCACCAGAAAATTCACAGTGGAGAAAGACCTTATGAGTGCAGTGAGTGTCAGAAAGCCTTCATTCGAAAGTCTCACCTGGTTCATCACCAGAAAATCCACAGTGAAGAGAGGCTTATGTGCTCCCTGAATGTGGAGAGTTCTTTAGGCACAACACCAGCCCCATTAAATATCAGAGATTTCACAATGGAGAAACATTGCCACTGA
- the ZNF548 gene encoding zinc finger protein 548 isoform X2, producing the protein MASVRCERESLYASARAKDTLVMAEMEPAQGRVVFEDVAIYFSQEEWGHLDEAQRSLYRDVMLENMALLSSLGCWQGASGAEAPSEQGVSVVMSEIMTPVPCVSSQKIQPRKTCDPLLKDIFYVAAHSSILPEQEMYISASELFQHQKQEIGENLSTKGDYWRPSFGKNPRVHMAEKIFSCSEGGKDLPAPSSFLQHQAPQNGWKPFRDTENREFFLTEQNDHKCSACGKSFAFKHALIEHQKIHRRERPYECNKCGKFFRYGANFMKHQTVHSGERTYECRECGKSFMYNYRLLRHKRVHTGERPYECDICGKFFRYSSTFVRHQRVHTGERPYECRECGKFFMDSSTLIKHQRVHTGERPYKCSECGKFFRYISTLIRHQRIHNGERPYECNICGEFFRYNSSLIKHWRIHTGERPYKCSECGKSFRYHCRLIRHQRVHTGERPYECSECGKFFRYNSNLIKHWRNHTGERPYECRECGKAFSHKHILVEHQKIHSGERPYECSECQKAFIRKSHLVHHQKIHSEERLMCSLNVESSLGTTPAPLNIRDFTMEKHCH; encoded by the exons GATACCCTGGTGATGGCAGAAATGGAACCTGCACAG GGCCGTGTAGTCTTTGAGGATGTGGCCATATATTTCTCCCAGGAGGAGTGGGGGCATCTTGATGAGGCTCAGAGGTCATTGTACCGAGATGTGATGCTGGAGAACATGGCGCTTCTGTCCTCACTAG GTTGTTGGCAAGGAGCCTCAGGTGCAGAGGCACCTTCGGAACAAGGTGTTTCTGTGGTAATGTCAGAGATCATGACTCCAGTACCCTGTGTATCTTCCCAGAAGATTCAGCCCAGGAAGACATGTGACCCACTCTTGAAAGACATTTTTTATGTGGCTGCCCACAGTAGTATACTTCCTGAGCAAGAGATGTATATTTCTGCATCAGAGCTTTTTCAGCACCAGAAGCAGGAGATTGGAGAGAATCTTTCCACAAAGGGAGACTATTGGAGACCTTCATTTGGAAAGAACCCCAGAGTTCACATGGCAGAGAAGATTTTCTCATGCAGCGAGGGTGGGAAGGATTTGCCGGCTCCCTCTAGCTTTCTGCAGCACCAGGCCCCTCAAAATGGGTGGAAACCCTTCAGGGACACAGAGAACAGAGAATTCTTTCTAACTGAACAAAATGATCACAAGTGCAGTGCATGTGggaaaagctttgccttcaaacATGCACTTATTGAGCACCAAAAAATCCACAGAAGAGAAAGGCCTTATGAGTGCAACAAATGTGGGAAATTCTTTAGATATGGTGCCAACTTCATGAAACATCAGACAgttcacagtggtgaaaggacttACGAATGCAGAGAATGTGGAAAATCATTTATGTATAATTATAGACTTTTGAGACATAAGAGAGTTCACACTGGGGAAAGGCCTTATGAATGTGACATATGTGGGAAATTCTTCAGGTACAGCTCTACATTTGTTAGACATCAGagagttcacactggagaaaggccttACGAGTGCAGGGAATGTGGGAAATTCTTTATGGACAGCTCCACACTCATTAAACATCAGagagttcacactggagaaaggccttacaagtgcagtgaatgtgggaaatTCTTTAGGTATATCTCAACACTCATtagacatcagagaattcacaatGGAGAGAGGCCTTATGAATGCAACATATGTGGTGAATTCTTTAGATATAATTCCAGCCTCATTAAACATtggagaattcacactggagaaagacCTTATAAATGTAGCGAATGTGGGAAGTCCTTTAGGTACCACTGCAGGCTCATTAGACATCAGagagttcacactggagaaaggccttatgagtgcagtgaatgtgggaaatTCTTTCGGTACAACTCCAACCTCATTAAGCATTGGAGAAatcacactggagaaaggccGTATGAGTGTagagaatgtgggaaagcctttagcCATAAACATATACTTGTTGAGCACCAGAAAATTCACAGTGGAGAAAGACCTTATGAGTGCAGTGAGTGTCAGAAAGCCTTCATTCGAAAGTCTCACCTGGTTCATCACCAGAAAATCCACAGTGAAGAGAGGCTTATGTGCTCCCTGAATGTGGAGAGTTCTTTAGGCACAACACCAGCCCCATTAAATATCAGAGATTTCACAATGGAGAAACATTGCCACTGA
- the ZNF548 gene encoding zinc finger protein 548 isoform X4, which translates to MASLFPQDTLVMAEMEPAQGRVVFEDVAIYFSQEEWGHLDEAQRSLYRDVMLENMALLSSLGCWQGASGAEAPSEQGVSVVMSEIMTPVPCVSSQKIQPRKTCDPLLKDIFYVAAHSSILPEQEMYISASELFQHQKQEIGENLSTKGDYWRPSFGKNPRVHMAEKIFSCSEGGKDLPAPSSFLQHQAPQNGWKPFRDTENREFFLTEQNDHKCSACGKSFAFKHALIEHQKIHRRERPYECNKCGKFFRYGANFMKHQTVHSGERTYECRECGKSFMYNYRLLRHKRVHTGERPYECDICGKFFRYSSTFVRHQRVHTGERPYECRECGKFFMDSSTLIKHQRVHTGERPYKCSECGKFFRYISTLIRHQRIHNGERPYECNICGEFFRYNSSLIKHWRIHTGERPYKCSECGKSFRYHCRLIRHQRVHTGERPYECSECGKFFRYNSNLIKHWRNHTGERPYECRECGKAFSHKHILVEHQKIHSGERPYECSECQKAFIRKSHLVHHQKIHSEERLMCSLNVESSLGTTPAPLNIRDFTMEKHCH; encoded by the exons ATGGCTTCTCTATTTCCTCAGGATACCCTGGTGATGGCAGAAATGGAACCTGCACAG GGCCGTGTAGTCTTTGAGGATGTGGCCATATATTTCTCCCAGGAGGAGTGGGGGCATCTTGATGAGGCTCAGAGGTCATTGTACCGAGATGTGATGCTGGAGAACATGGCGCTTCTGTCCTCACTAG GTTGTTGGCAAGGAGCCTCAGGTGCAGAGGCACCTTCGGAACAAGGTGTTTCTGTGGTAATGTCAGAGATCATGACTCCAGTACCCTGTGTATCTTCCCAGAAGATTCAGCCCAGGAAGACATGTGACCCACTCTTGAAAGACATTTTTTATGTGGCTGCCCACAGTAGTATACTTCCTGAGCAAGAGATGTATATTTCTGCATCAGAGCTTTTTCAGCACCAGAAGCAGGAGATTGGAGAGAATCTTTCCACAAAGGGAGACTATTGGAGACCTTCATTTGGAAAGAACCCCAGAGTTCACATGGCAGAGAAGATTTTCTCATGCAGCGAGGGTGGGAAGGATTTGCCGGCTCCCTCTAGCTTTCTGCAGCACCAGGCCCCTCAAAATGGGTGGAAACCCTTCAGGGACACAGAGAACAGAGAATTCTTTCTAACTGAACAAAATGATCACAAGTGCAGTGCATGTGggaaaagctttgccttcaaacATGCACTTATTGAGCACCAAAAAATCCACAGAAGAGAAAGGCCTTATGAGTGCAACAAATGTGGGAAATTCTTTAGATATGGTGCCAACTTCATGAAACATCAGACAgttcacagtggtgaaaggacttACGAATGCAGAGAATGTGGAAAATCATTTATGTATAATTATAGACTTTTGAGACATAAGAGAGTTCACACTGGGGAAAGGCCTTATGAATGTGACATATGTGGGAAATTCTTCAGGTACAGCTCTACATTTGTTAGACATCAGagagttcacactggagaaaggccttACGAGTGCAGGGAATGTGGGAAATTCTTTATGGACAGCTCCACACTCATTAAACATCAGagagttcacactggagaaaggccttacaagtgcagtgaatgtgggaaatTCTTTAGGTATATCTCAACACTCATtagacatcagagaattcacaatGGAGAGAGGCCTTATGAATGCAACATATGTGGTGAATTCTTTAGATATAATTCCAGCCTCATTAAACATtggagaattcacactggagaaagacCTTATAAATGTAGCGAATGTGGGAAGTCCTTTAGGTACCACTGCAGGCTCATTAGACATCAGagagttcacactggagaaaggccttatgagtgcagtgaatgtgggaaatTCTTTCGGTACAACTCCAACCTCATTAAGCATTGGAGAAatcacactggagaaaggccGTATGAGTGTagagaatgtgggaaagcctttagcCATAAACATATACTTGTTGAGCACCAGAAAATTCACAGTGGAGAAAGACCTTATGAGTGCAGTGAGTGTCAGAAAGCCTTCATTCGAAAGTCTCACCTGGTTCATCACCAGAAAATCCACAGTGAAGAGAGGCTTATGTGCTCCCTGAATGTGGAGAGTTCTTTAGGCACAACACCAGCCCCATTAAATATCAGAGATTTCACAATGGAGAAACATTGCCACTGA